The Callithrix jacchus isolate 240 chromosome X, calJac240_pri, whole genome shotgun sequence genome contains a region encoding:
- the TSPAN6 gene encoding tetraspanin-6 isoform X1: MASPSRRLQTKPVITCFKSVLLIYTFIFWITGVILLAVGIWGKVSLENYFSLLNEKATNVPFVLIGTGTVIILLGTFGCFATCRVSAWMLKLYAMFLTLIFLVELVAAIVGFVFRHEIKNSFKNNYEKALKQYNSTGDYRSNAVDKIQNTLHCCGVTDYRDWTDTNYYSEKGFPKSCCKLEDCTPQRDANKVNNEGCFIKVMTIIESEMGVVAGISFGVACFQLIGIFLAYCLSRAITNNQYEIV, from the exons ATGGCGTCCCCGTCTCGGAGACTGCAGACTAAACCAGTCATTACTTGTTTCAAGAGCGTCCTACTAATCTACACTTTCATTTTCTGG ATCACTGGCGTTATCCTTCTAGCAGTTGGCATTTGGGGCAAGGTGAGCCTGGagaattacttttctcttttaaatgagAAGGCCACCAACGTCCCCTTCGTGCTCATTGGTACTGGTACCGTCATTATTCTTTTGGGCACGTTTGGTTGTTTTGCTACCTGCCGAGTTTCTGCATGGATGCTAAAATTG TATGCAATGTTTCTGACTCTCATTTTTTTGGTTGAACTGGTCGCTGCCATCGTAGGATTTGTTTTCAGACATGAG ATTAAGAACAGCTTTAAGAATAATTATGAGAAGGCTTTGAAGCAGTATAACTCTACAGGAGATTATAGAAGCAATGCAGTAGACAAGATCCAAAATACG TTGCATTGTTGTGGTGTCACCGATTATAGAGATTGGACAGATACTAATTATTACTCAGAAAAAGGATTTCCCAAGAGTTGCTGTAAACTTGAAGATTGTACTCCacagagagatgcaaataaagTAAACAATGAA GGTTGTTTTATAAAGGTGATGACCATTATAGAGTCAGAAATGGGAGTCGTTGCAGGAATTTCGTTTGGAGTTGCTTGCTTCCAG ctGATTGGAATCTTTCTCGCCTACTGCCTCTCTCGTGCCATAACAAATAACCAGTATGAGATAGTGTAA
- the TSPAN6 gene encoding tetraspanin-6 isoform X2, whose protein sequence is MLKLYAMFLTLIFLVELVAAIVGFVFRHEIKNSFKNNYEKALKQYNSTGDYRSNAVDKIQNTLHCCGVTDYRDWTDTNYYSEKGFPKSCCKLEDCTPQRDANKVNNEGCFIKVMTIIESEMGVVAGISFGVACFQLIGIFLAYCLSRAITNNQYEIV, encoded by the exons ATGCTAAAATTG TATGCAATGTTTCTGACTCTCATTTTTTTGGTTGAACTGGTCGCTGCCATCGTAGGATTTGTTTTCAGACATGAG ATTAAGAACAGCTTTAAGAATAATTATGAGAAGGCTTTGAAGCAGTATAACTCTACAGGAGATTATAGAAGCAATGCAGTAGACAAGATCCAAAATACG TTGCATTGTTGTGGTGTCACCGATTATAGAGATTGGACAGATACTAATTATTACTCAGAAAAAGGATTTCCCAAGAGTTGCTGTAAACTTGAAGATTGTACTCCacagagagatgcaaataaagTAAACAATGAA GGTTGTTTTATAAAGGTGATGACCATTATAGAGTCAGAAATGGGAGTCGTTGCAGGAATTTCGTTTGGAGTTGCTTGCTTCCAG ctGATTGGAATCTTTCTCGCCTACTGCCTCTCTCGTGCCATAACAAATAACCAGTATGAGATAGTGTAA
- the SRPX2 gene encoding sushi repeat-containing protein SRPX2, whose product MASQLTQRGALSLLIFLTPAVTPTWYAGSGYHPDESYNEVYAEEVPRAPALDYRVPRWCYTLNIQDGEATCYSPRGGNYHSSLGTRCELSCDRGFRLIGRRSVQCLPNRHWSGTAYCRQMRCHALPFITSGTYACTNGVLLDSRCDYSCSSGYHLEGDRSRICMEDGRWSGGEPVCVDIDPPKIRCPHSREKMAEPEKLTARVYWDPPLVKDSADGTITRVKLRGPEPGSHFPEGEHVIRYTAYDRAYNRASCKFIVKVQVRRCPTLKPPQHGYLTCTSAGDNYGATCEYHCDGGYERQGTPSRVCQSSRQWSGSPPICAPMKINVNVNSAAGLLDQFYEKQRLLIISAPDPSNRYYKMQISMLQQSTCGLDLRHVTIIELVGQPPQEVGRIREQQLSANIIEELRQFQRLTRSYFNMVLIDKQGIDRDRYMEPVTPEEIFTFIDDYLLSNQELTQRQEQRDMCE is encoded by the exons ATGGCCAGTCAACTAACTCAAAGAGGAGCTCTCTCTCTGCTGATCTTCCTAACTCCAGCAGTGACACCAACATGGTATGCAG GTTCTGGCTACCATCCGGATGAAAGCTACAACGAAGTATATGCAGAGGAGGTCCCACGGGCCCCTGCCCTGGACTACCGAG TCCCCCGATGGTGTTACACATTAAATATCCAGGATGGAGAAGCCACGTGCTACTCACCCAGGGGAGGAAATTATCACAGCAGCCTGGGCACGCGTTGTGAGCTCTCCTGTGACCGGGGCTTTCGACTGATTGGAAGGAGGTCTGTGCAATGCCTGCCAAACCGTCATTGGTCTGGAACTGCCTACTGCCGGC AGATGAGATGCCACGCACTGCCATTCATCACGAGTGGCACTTATGCCTGCACAAATGGGGTGCTTCTTGACTCTCGCTGTGACTACAGCTGTTCCAGTGGCTACCACCTGGAAGGTGACCGCAGCCGAATCTGCATGGAAGATGGGAGATGGAGCGGAGGCGAACCTGTATGTGTAG ACATAGATCCCCCCAAGATCCGCTGTCCCCACTCACGTGAGAAGATGGCAGAGCCAGAGAAACTGACTGCTCGAGTATACTGGGACCCACCATTGGTGAAAGATTCTGCTGATGGTACCATCACCAG GGTGAAGCTTCGGGGCCCTGAGCCTGGTTCTCACTTTCCCGAAGGAGAGCATGTAATTCGTTACACTGCCTATGATCGAGCCTACAACCGGGCCAGCTGCAAGTTCATTGTGAAAGTACAAG TGAGACGATGCCCAACTCTGAAACCTCCACAGCATGGCTACCTCACCTGCACCTCAGCGGGGGACAACTATGGTGCCACCTGTGAATACCACTGTGATGGCGGTTATGAGCGCCAGGGAACCCCCTCCCGGGTCTGTCAGTCCAGCCGCCAGTGGTCAGGTTCACCACCAATCTGTGCTC CTATGAAGATTAATGTCAACGTCAATTCAGCTGCTGGTCTTCTGGATCAATTCTATGAGAAACAGCGACTCCTCATCATCTCAGCACCTGATCCCTCCAACCGGTATTATAAAATGCAGATCTCCATGCTACAG caATCCACCTGTGGACTGGATTTGCGGCATGTGACCATCATTGAGCTAGTGGGACAGCCACCACAGGAGGTGGGGCGCATCCGGGAACAACAGCTGTCAGCCAACATCATCGAGGAGCTCAG GCAATTTCAGCGCCTCACTCGCTCCTACTTCAACATGGTGTTGATTGACAAGCAGGGTATTGACCGAGACCGCTACATGGAACCTGTCACCCCTGAGGAAATCTTCACATTCATTGATGACTACCTACTGAGCAATCAGGAATTGACCCAGCGCCAGGAACAAAGGGACATGTGCGAGTGA